A genomic segment from Paralichthys olivaceus isolate ysfri-2021 chromosome 22, ASM2471397v2, whole genome shotgun sequence encodes:
- the LOC109642661 gene encoding astrocytic phosphoprotein PEA-15, with product MAEYSSLLSDLSENITNEDLEQLKSACKEDIPEDQSNNITSSKEWFSYLEKNDKLAQDNLSYIEHIFEISRRPDLLTRVIEYRTTVLKISEDEEIDTKLTRIPSAKKYKDIIRQPSEDEIIKLAPPPKKV from the exons ATGGCGGAGTACAGCTCTCTGCTCAGCGACCtgtctgaaaacatcaccaACGAGGACTTGGAGCAGCTCAAGTCGGCCTGTAAGGAGGACATCCCCGAGGACCAGAGCAACAACATCACCTCCTCCAAGGAGTGGTTCAGCTACCTGGAGAAGAATGACAAGCTGGCCCAGG ATAACCTGTCGTACATCGAGCACATCTTTGAGATCTCGCGGCGACCGGACCTGCTGACGAGGGTGATCGAGTACCGCACCACCGTGCTCAAGATCTCTGAGGACGAGGAGATCGACACCAAGCTCACACGCATCCCCTCGGCCAAGAAATACAAAG ACATCATCCGCCAGCCCTCTGAAGATGAGATCATCAAGTTGGCACCTCCCCCTAAAAAAGTGTGA